The Amycolatopsis sp. DG1A-15b genome contains the following window.
CGACGACAACTCCGACCTCGAAAAGTTCGGCTACCGCCAGGAGCTGGAGCGCTCGCTCGGCTCGTTCTCCAGCTTCGCCGCCGGCTTCAGCTACATCTCCATCCTGACCGGCGTGTTCCAGCTGTTCTTCTTCGGCTTCGGCTCGGGCGGACCGGCGTTCATCTGGACGTGGCCGCTGGTCTTCGTCGGCCAGGCCGCCGTGGCCCTGTGCTTCGCCGAGCTCGCCGGGCAGTTCCCGCTCGCCGGCTCGGTGTACCAGTGGGCCAAGCAGATCGCGAAACCGTCGACGTCGTGGCTGGCCGGGTGGATCATGATCATCGGCGCGATCGTGACGGCGGCCGCCGTCGCGGTGGCGTACCAGATCATCCTGCCGCAGGTGTCGACCGCGTTCCAGCTCGTCGGCAGCGACGACGACGCCGGCCTGACGTCGACGCCGGGCGGCGCGCAGAACGCCATCATCCTGGCCCTGGTGCTGGTCGTGTTCGCCACGATCGTCAACATCATCGGCGTCAAGCTGATGGCGAAGATCAACAACTTCGGTGTCGCGGTGGAGCTTGGCGCGAGCGTCCTGCTGGTGATCGCGCTGGCCATCCACATCAAGCGCGGCCCCGGCCTGGTCTTCGACACCGCCGGCACCGGTGAGGGTCACTCGTTCGGGTACCTCGGGGCGTTCCTGGTGGCGTCGCTGATGAGCGCGTACGTCTTCTACGGCTTCGACACCGCGGGCTCGCTGGCCGAGGAGACCACCCAGCCGCGGCGGCACGCGCCCCGCGCGATCCTCCGGGCGATCACGGCGGCGTTCATCGTCGGCGGGCTGATCATGCTGTTCGGCATGATGGCCGTCGGCGACCTGAGCGCCAAGGAGCTCAGCACCTCCGGCATGCCCTACCTGCTCAAGAGCACCCTCGGCGAAGGGCTCGGCGACGCCTTCCTGATCTGCTCGGCCATCGCGATCACCGTCTGCTGCCTCGCCGTGCAGACCGCGGCGATCCGGATGACCTGGGCGATGGCGCGCGACGGCCGCCTGCCGTTCAGCCGCGCGATGGCGAAGGTGTCGCCGCGTTCCAAGACGCCGGTGCTGCCGGCGCTGCTGACCGGTGGCCTCACCGTCGTCGTGCTGCTGATCAACCTCGGCAACCAGCGGGCGTTCTTCATCCTGACCTCGACGGCGATCATCCTGTTCTACATCCCCTACCTGATGGTCACCGGCCCCATGCTCGTCCGTCGCCTGCGCGGCGGCTGGCCGCGCCCGGAGCACGGCCCGTACTTCAAGCTGGGCCGCTGGGGCACGGTGGTCAACCTGGTTGCGGTGGTCTACGGCGCGGCCATGACGATCAACCTGATCTGGCCGCGCGCCGAGGTCTACGGCTCCGACCACTGGTACTTCCAGTGGGGCGCGGTGATCGTCACCGGGCTGATCGTGATCATCGGTGCGATCATGCTCTACGTCCGGCGCCGCACCTGGGGCTCCGCGCACACCAGCCCCGAACACATGCCCGACAACGCCCCGGACACCCTGCCCGGCTAGGAGGACGCATGAGCACCGAAACCTACGACTTCGTCATCGTCGGCGGTGGTTCGGCGGGCTGCGCGCTGGCGAACCGGCTGTCGGCCGACCCATCGAACAAGGTCCTCGTCCTGGAGGCGGGGCGGTCCGACTACAAGTGGGACGTCTTCATCCACATGCCGGCCGCGCTGACCTTCCCGATCGGGTCGAAGTTCTACGACTGGGGCTACCGCAGCGAACCCGAGCCGTACATGAACCGCCGTCGCATCTACCACGCGCGCGGCAAGGTGCTCGGCGGGTCCTCCAGCATCAACGGGATGATCTTCCAGCGCGGCAACCCGATGGACTACGAGCGCTGGGGCGCCGACCCCGGGATGTCCACTTGGGACTACGCGCACTGCCTGCCGTACTTCAACCGGATGGAGAACTGCCTCGCTGATGACGACCCGCGCTCTTCAAACAGCACAGTCGGTCAGTGGCGCGGCCACGACGGTCCGCTGGAGCTGGAGCGCGGCCCGGCGTCGAACCCGTTGTTCAAGGCCTTCTTCGACGCCGCCGAGGAAGCGGGTTACCCGCGCACCGACGACGTCAACGGCTACCGGCAGGAGGGCTTCGCGGCCTTCGACCGGAACGTCCGGAAAGGACGGCGGCTGTCGGCCGCCGGCGCCTACCTGCACCCGGTGATGAACCGGCCGAACCTCACGGTGAAGACGCACGCGTTCGTCTCGCAGGTCCTCTTCGACGGCACGCGCGCGGTCGGCGTCGAGTACGCGCAGGGCCGGGGCGTGCCGGGCGAGGTGTACGGCAAGGAGATCATCCTCTGCGGCGGCGCGATCAACACCCCGCAGCTGCTGCAGCTCTCCGGCGTCGGCAACGCCGCCGAGCTGGAGAAGCTCGGTATCGACGTCGTGAAGGACCTGCCGGGCGTCGGCGAGAACCTCCAGGACCACCTGGAGGTGTACATCCAGTACGCCTGCAAGCAACCGGTGTCGATGCAGCCGTCGCTGGCGAAGTGGAAGCGGCCCTACATCGGCGCGCAGTGGCTGTTCCTGCGGTCCGGGCCGGCCGCGACCAACCACTTCGAGGGCGGCGGATTCGTCCGGTCGAACGACGAGGTGAAGTACCCGAACCTGATGTTCCACTTCCTGCCGGTGGCGATCCGCTACGACGGGTCGTCGCCCACGGGCGGCCACGGCTACCAGGTGCACGTCGGCCCGATGTACGCCGACACCCGCGGCTCGGTGAAGATCACCTCGACCGACCCGCGGCAGCACCCGGCGATCAAGTTCAACTACCTGTCGACCGAGACCGACCGCAAGGAGTGGGTCGAGGCCGTGCGGGTCGCCCGGAAGATCCTCAACCAGTCCGCCCTGGACCCGTTCAACGGCGGCGAGATCTCCCCGGGACCGTCGGTCGAAACCGACGAAGAGATCCTCGACTGGGTCGCCAAGGACGCCGAAACCGCGCTGCACCCGTCGTGCACGGCCAAGATGGGCGTCGACGAGAAGTCCGTCGTCGACCCGCAGACCATGCGGGTGCACGGCACCGAGGGCCTGCGCGTGGTCGACGCGTCGGTGATGCCCTACATCACCAACGGCAACATCTACGCCCCGGTGATGATGGCCGCCGAGAAGGCCGCCGACCTCATCCTCGGCAACACCCCGCTCGCCCCGATCAAGCTGCCGTTCTACCGGCACGGGGAGAACTAGCTCCGGCGTCGTCGCGCCCGTACCGCCATCCTCGGTACGGGCCGTCGGCGTGCCCGGGATACCCGTTACCCGGTAACGAAAACTACCGGGGCGTACCCCCTTGACGACGTCCTCCGGGGGATTCAGACTTTGTTGCGGATCACAGTTGATGTTCCCCTATGCGCAACAGTCTCGGAGGACCCATGATTCGCGCGTGCACGGTGGACGAACTGCCCCCCGGTGAGTCCGTCCGGATCCCCGGGCCGCCCGCCATCGCGGTGTTCCACACCGAGGACGGCGAGCTGTACGCCATCGGCGACACGTGCACCCACCAGGACGCCTCCCTGGCCGACGGCTGGCTCGAAGGCTGCTTCGTCGAGTGCCCGCTGCACGCGGCGCTGTTCGACCTGCGCACGGGCATGCCGACCTGCCTGCCGGCGAAGGACCCGGTGCGCACGTACGCCGTGGTCGTCGACGAAGGCGTCGTCTACGTCCAAGGCGTGGCCGACGAGGACGCCGCGTGAAGCGCGTCGCGGTCGTCGGCGCTTCGCTCGCCGGGGTCCGCGCGGCGCAGGAGCTGCGCGCGCAGGGGTACGACGGCGGGATCGTGCTGATCGGCGACGAGCCGCACCTGCCCTACGACCGGCCGCCGCTGTCGAAGGCCTTCCTGGCCGGGACGGCTTCGCGCGAGTCGCTGGACCTGCTCGACACCGGTGACCTGGCGTCCCTGGCCCTGGACTTCCGGCTCGGCGTCCGGGCGACGGCGCTGGAGCCGGCCGACCGGCGCGTGCTGCTGTCGGACGGCACGTCGGTGCACGCGGACGGCGTCGTGATCGCCACCGGCGGCCGGGCGCGCACGCTGCCGGGCTTCGAAGGCGCCCACACGCTGCGGACGGTCGACGACGCCCTTGCCCTGCGCGCGGCGTTGGTGCCCGGGGCGCGCGTGGTCATCATCGGGGCCGGGTTCATCGGCGCCGAGGTGGCCTCGACGTGCCGGTCACTGGGGCTGGACGTGGTCGTCCTGGAGGCCTTGGCCGCTCCCCTGGCGCCGGTGCTGGGCCCTTCGCTGGCCGCTGTCTGTGCCCGGCTGCACGCCGAGCACGGCACGGACCTGCGCTGCGGCGTCTCGGCGACGGGCATGGACGCGGCGGGCGTCCACCTGGCCGACGGTTCCCTCGTCCCGGCCGACGTGGTCGTGGCCGGCGTCGGGATGACGCCGGCGACCGAGTGGCTGGCGGGCTCGGGGTTGAAGGTCGGCAACGGCGTCCACACCGACGCGGGCTTGGTCACGGACCTGCCCCAGGTGGTGGCGGTGGGCGACGTGGCCCGGTACGGGGGCCGGCGGCACGAGCACTGGACGAACGCGTCCGAGCAGGCGCCGGTGGCGGTGGCCAACCTGCTGGCCGGGCACACGGCGCGGACGTACACACCGAGCGGATACGTCTGGTCGGACCAGTATTCGGGGACGTTGCAGCTGGCCGGGCACCCCCGTCCGGACGACACGCTTTCGTTCGTGGACGGCGACCCGGCGTCGTCGTCGTTCGTGGCGACGTTCTCGCGGGACGGCGCGACGGTCGGCGTCTTCGCCCTGAACAACGCGAAGCTGTTCAACCGCCTGCGGCGCCAGGCCCTGCGCCGTCCGGCGACCGTCTGAAAGTCTCAACCGGTCTTTCAAGGATACGCTTCACCCACATGGAGCTGACCCTCGCCGAACTCCG
Protein-coding sequences here:
- a CDS encoding bifunctional 3-phenylpropionate/cinnamic acid dioxygenase ferredoxin subunit, yielding MIRACTVDELPPGESVRIPGPPAIAVFHTEDGELYAIGDTCTHQDASLADGWLEGCFVECPLHAALFDLRTGMPTCLPAKDPVRTYAVVVDEGVVYVQGVADEDAA
- the betA gene encoding choline dehydrogenase; this translates as MSTETYDFVIVGGGSAGCALANRLSADPSNKVLVLEAGRSDYKWDVFIHMPAALTFPIGSKFYDWGYRSEPEPYMNRRRIYHARGKVLGGSSSINGMIFQRGNPMDYERWGADPGMSTWDYAHCLPYFNRMENCLADDDPRSSNSTVGQWRGHDGPLELERGPASNPLFKAFFDAAEEAGYPRTDDVNGYRQEGFAAFDRNVRKGRRLSAAGAYLHPVMNRPNLTVKTHAFVSQVLFDGTRAVGVEYAQGRGVPGEVYGKEIILCGGAINTPQLLQLSGVGNAAELEKLGIDVVKDLPGVGENLQDHLEVYIQYACKQPVSMQPSLAKWKRPYIGAQWLFLRSGPAATNHFEGGGFVRSNDEVKYPNLMFHFLPVAIRYDGSSPTGGHGYQVHVGPMYADTRGSVKITSTDPRQHPAIKFNYLSTETDRKEWVEAVRVARKILNQSALDPFNGGEISPGPSVETDEEILDWVAKDAETALHPSCTAKMGVDEKSVVDPQTMRVHGTEGLRVVDASVMPYITNGNIYAPVMMAAEKAADLILGNTPLAPIKLPFYRHGEN
- a CDS encoding amino acid permease; translation: MTTQEIPAGGGPAADDNSDLEKFGYRQELERSLGSFSSFAAGFSYISILTGVFQLFFFGFGSGGPAFIWTWPLVFVGQAAVALCFAELAGQFPLAGSVYQWAKQIAKPSTSWLAGWIMIIGAIVTAAAVAVAYQIILPQVSTAFQLVGSDDDAGLTSTPGGAQNAIILALVLVVFATIVNIIGVKLMAKINNFGVAVELGASVLLVIALAIHIKRGPGLVFDTAGTGEGHSFGYLGAFLVASLMSAYVFYGFDTAGSLAEETTQPRRHAPRAILRAITAAFIVGGLIMLFGMMAVGDLSAKELSTSGMPYLLKSTLGEGLGDAFLICSAIAITVCCLAVQTAAIRMTWAMARDGRLPFSRAMAKVSPRSKTPVLPALLTGGLTVVVLLINLGNQRAFFILTSTAIILFYIPYLMVTGPMLVRRLRGGWPRPEHGPYFKLGRWGTVVNLVAVVYGAAMTINLIWPRAEVYGSDHWYFQWGAVIVTGLIVIIGAIMLYVRRRTWGSAHTSPEHMPDNAPDTLPG
- a CDS encoding FAD-dependent oxidoreductase yields the protein MKRVAVVGASLAGVRAAQELRAQGYDGGIVLIGDEPHLPYDRPPLSKAFLAGTASRESLDLLDTGDLASLALDFRLGVRATALEPADRRVLLSDGTSVHADGVVIATGGRARTLPGFEGAHTLRTVDDALALRAALVPGARVVIIGAGFIGAEVASTCRSLGLDVVVLEALAAPLAPVLGPSLAAVCARLHAEHGTDLRCGVSATGMDAAGVHLADGSLVPADVVVAGVGMTPATEWLAGSGLKVGNGVHTDAGLVTDLPQVVAVGDVARYGGRRHEHWTNASEQAPVAVANLLAGHTARTYTPSGYVWSDQYSGTLQLAGHPRPDDTLSFVDGDPASSSFVATFSRDGATVGVFALNNAKLFNRLRRQALRRPATV